CCTTCCAGCACGTCGGTCGGCGGAAGCTGCAGCGTCTTATAAATCATACTTTTACGGGAGGTACCGAGCAGAACCGGATAACCGAGCGCGACGATCCGGTCCAGATAGTTCATGAGCTTTAAGTTTTGTTCATAGCTTTTCGCAAAACCGATGCCCGGATCAAGCACGATCTGCTCGTTCCGGATACCGGCCTCGTGGGCAAGCCGAATGCTTTCCTGCAGATCCGTTATTACATCCGGAACGAAGTCGTTATATACGGCCTCCACACGGTTATGCATCAAAATGATCGGGCAGCCGAAATCTGCGGCAACCCGGGCCATGCGGCCATCTTTTTTCAGCCCCCAAATGTCGTTGACGATATGTGCCCCGGCCTCCAGCGCCTGCCGCGCAACTTCGGCCTTGTACGTATCGACTGAAATCGGCGCCCGCAGCCCGCGCTTCTTCAGCGCCTCGATCACGGGAATGACCCGCTGCAGCTCCTGATCAAGCGTGACCGTTTCTGCGCCGGGCCGGGTCGATTCTCCGCCGATATCGATGATATCGGCCCCCTCCCGAATCAGCTGCTCAGCCCGCTCTACGGCCGCTTCCAAGGTATTGTATTTCCCTCCGTCGGAAAACGAATCGGGAGTCACGTTGAGGATGCCCATGATCAGCGTCCGTTCGCCGATCGGCAATGAGACTTCTCCGAAATTAAGAATCGGTTGGACGGACAAAGGCCCTTGGCTGTTCATCGGTCCACGCTCCTTTCATCCTTGTTCGGCGAAAATCCCTCACAACCCGCTGCGTGCTCGCGATATATCCGCAGCAGATCGGCGGTTACCGGTCCCGCTTGTCCGCCGCCGATCGCCACGGATTTTCCGTCTATATCAAATAAGGTCGTAACCGGCACGATCTCCTGGATGGAGTTCGTCATCCATATTTCATCCGCTTCGGTCAGTTCTTCCCATGTATAAAGCCCTTCTTTCAAGCGATATCCTGCTTGCTTCGCCAGCTCCATCACGAACCCGCGCGTTATTCCGGGCAGGATGCCCGTTTCCAGAGAAGGAGTGTAAACGACGCCGTCCCGGGCAAAAAAGAGGTTGCTCACGATCCCTTCGGCGATATGCCCGTCCGCATCGAGAAACAATCCTTCTGCGGCGCGGCTGGAGGCCCATGGATAGCAGCCCAGCTCTCTTTTCCCCAGGATGCTGTTCATATAATGAAAAGATTTCAGGCGCACCGCGCCTTCCGGACTGTTCCTGCGAAGAGCGAGCCTCTGCAACGGCTTCCCGGCCTGATCCAGCTCCGTAGGACGCGGCGGCAGCGGTTTAACGTACAGGATGACCGTAGGATTCTCGTAATCGCCGTTCGGCAAGCCGAGAATCCCCTCTCCGGCGCTGACGGTCCAGCGAAAGTAGGCGTCGTCCAGTCCATTGGCGCGCAGCAGCTCGCTCACGATGCCGCTGATGGCCGGGATCTGCGGCTCGTAGGCAATGCCAAGCTCCCTGCAGCCGCCGGTGAGCCGCTCCGCGTGCCGTTCCAGCAAAAAAGGCTGACCGCCGTAGGTGCGGAACGTCTCGAACAGCCCTATGCCGTAAAGAAAACCGTGATCGTACACCGAGACCACGGCCTTCTTCTCATCGATAAACTTATCGTTCCAATATAAAATCACGCTTTGCTCACAACCGTTTCGCTCAAGAAATTGCGAAGCAGCTTGTGGCCGTAATCGGTAATGATCGATTCGGGATGGAACTGAACGCCCTCAATCGCATATTCCTTGTGCCGCAGTCCCATGATCTCGCCTTCCGCCGTACGCGCGCTGACTTCGAGACAATCCGGCAGCGTCTCCGACTTCACGATCAGCGAGTGGTAACGGGTCGCCGTATAAGGGGAAGGGATGTCTTTGAAAATCGTTTTGCCGTCGTGGTAAATTTCCGACGTCTTGCCGTGCATCAGCCTAGGAGCGCGAATGACGTCTCCGCCGAACGCTTGTCCGATTGCCTGGTGTCCGAGGCAGACGCCGAGAATCGGGATTTTGCCTTTAAAATGATCGATCAGAGCAAGGCTGATCCCCGCTTCATTAGGTGTGCAGGGTCCCGGCGAGATCAAGATGTGATCCGGCTTCAGTGCCTCGATACCCGCCAAATCGATTTGGTCGTTGCGGTGAACGGCAACGGTTTCCCCCAGTTCTCCCAAATACTGTACAAGGTTATACGTAAACGAATCATAATTGTCGATGACCAATATCATAGGGTTCCCTCCTCCAAAGCTCGCTGTATTGGATCGCTTTCCAAAGCGCTTTCGCCTTGTTCAGCGACTCGGTGTATTCCTTCTCCGGCACCGAATCGATCACGATTCCCGCACCGGCCTGCACATAACCGACTCCGTCTTTCACAACCATCGTTCGTATAATAATATTAAATTCCATATTGCCGTTGTAGTCAATCCAGCCGACCGAACCGGTGTACGGCCCGCGCCGCACCGGCTCGAGCTCCTCGATGATTTCCATCGTGCGCACTTTGGGAGCGCCGGTGATGGTGCCTCCAGGGAAACAAGCGGCGATGACGTCATACAGGTCTTTGCCGTCGGCAAGCCGACCTTCCACCTGGGATACGATATGCATCACATGGGAGTAATATTCAATCACCATCAGATCGGTCACTTTCACGGTACCGTATGCGGAAATGCGCCCGATATCGTTGCGCAGCAAATCGACGAGCATGATGTGCTCGGCGCGTTCCTTTTCATGCCCGATCAGTTCGTCCGCCAGCCGCCGGTCTTCCTCGGCGTTATGCCCGCGAGGCCGGGTGCCGGCGATCGGGCGGGTCCGCACGATGCCGCCTTCGAGCTGCACGAGCAGCTCCGGCGAGCCGGAGACGAGCTGGAAGTCGCCGAAACGCAGCAGCCCCATGTATGGCGAAGGATTGACGAGACGCAAACACTCATAGATGCGCTCCGGCGTTTCCGCGAGCCTCTTGCTTTGCCTTACGGAAAGGTTGACCTGGAAAACGTCTCCTTGCCCGATATATTCCTGTATCCGCTCCACGGCCCGGATAAAATCTTCACGTCGGAATGCGGCGTGAATGCCCGGGATTGATTCGACATCGATTCGCAGCTTATCCTCGTAAGCAATCCGTCGCCGCTCTTCGATATCCCGCAGCAGCCCGGCATCTTCCTTTACGGAAGCGATGCGGTCCCACGTCCGTTTCATCCGTTCGATCCGCTCTGCCGCCTGTCCGTAAGCTTCCCGAATGCTCTGTTCCTCCGCAGCCGACGGCAGCACCGTATGGGCGGCGCAGTAAAGCGCCTTCTCCTCATGGTCGATAATCCAAAGCTCGTGGACTCTCATAAAAGCATAGTCGGGCAGCCCGAGATCGTCCGCCGCATAAACCGGAAGACGTTCGATCGAGCGGGCGACATCGTATCCCCAGAAACCGGCGCAGCCGCCGATCCATTTCGGAGCGCCCGGCA
The window above is part of the Paenibacillus hamazuiensis genome. Proteins encoded here:
- the folP gene encoding dihydropteroate synthase, coding for MNSQGPLSVQPILNFGEVSLPIGERTLIMGILNVTPDSFSDGGKYNTLEAAVERAEQLIREGADIIDIGGESTRPGAETVTLDQELQRVIPVIEALKKRGLRAPISVDTYKAEVARQALEAGAHIVNDIWGLKKDGRMARVAADFGCPIILMHNRVEAVYNDFVPDVITDLQESIRLAHEAGIRNEQIVLDPGIGFAKSYEQNLKLMNYLDRIVALGYPVLLGTSRKSMIYKTLQLPPTDVLEGTAATVAYGISQGCHIVRVHDVAAIKRVAVMTDAMIRAK
- the pabC gene encoding aminodeoxychorismate lyase, whose translation is MILYWNDKFIDEKKAVVSVYDHGFLYGIGLFETFRTYGGQPFLLERHAERLTGGCRELGIAYEPQIPAISGIVSELLRANGLDDAYFRWTVSAGEGILGLPNGDYENPTVILYVKPLPPRPTELDQAGKPLQRLALRRNSPEGAVRLKSFHYMNSILGKRELGCYPWASSRAAEGLFLDADGHIAEGIVSNLFFARDGVVYTPSLETGILPGITRGFVMELAKQAGYRLKEGLYTWEELTEADEIWMTNSIQEIVPVTTLFDIDGKSVAIGGGQAGPVTADLLRIYREHAAGCEGFSPNKDERSVDR
- the pabA gene encoding aminodeoxychorismate/anthranilate synthase component II, which produces MILVIDNYDSFTYNLVQYLGELGETVAVHRNDQIDLAGIEALKPDHILISPGPCTPNEAGISLALIDHFKGKIPILGVCLGHQAIGQAFGGDVIRAPRLMHGKTSEIYHDGKTIFKDIPSPYTATRYHSLIVKSETLPDCLEVSARTAEGEIMGLRHKEYAIEGVQFHPESIITDYGHKLLRNFLSETVVSKA
- a CDS encoding anthranilate synthase component I family protein, which translates into the protein MRLTTADDWLKWAAEGCSVLPQVERYDLPQDRLPTWRKAWEQAGAEAFVLESGKGGRYTFLALKPEEIIRGKGDAAVIVRDGIACEKLEGPPLQVVKRWMGDSRSPKVPGAPKWIGGCAGFWGYDVARSIERLPVYAADDLGLPDYAFMRVHELWIIDHEEKALYCAAHTVLPSAAEEQSIREAYGQAAERIERMKRTWDRIASVKEDAGLLRDIEERRRIAYEDKLRIDVESIPGIHAAFRREDFIRAVERIQEYIGQGDVFQVNLSVRQSKRLAETPERIYECLRLVNPSPYMGLLRFGDFQLVSGSPELLVQLEGGIVRTRPIAGTRPRGHNAEEDRRLADELIGHEKERAEHIMLVDLLRNDIGRISAYGTVKVTDLMVIEYYSHVMHIVSQVEGRLADGKDLYDVIAACFPGGTITGAPKVRTMEIIEELEPVRRGPYTGSVGWIDYNGNMEFNIIIRTMVVKDGVGYVQAGAGIVIDSVPEKEYTESLNKAKALWKAIQYSELWRREPYDIGHRQL